From Actinopolymorpha cephalotaxi, one genomic window encodes:
- a CDS encoding ECF transporter S component, producing MSASTSFAPVRLRPRSALVLALASVVGLAGFGWPFLAVTPGGTGAAHGQDAAYLFVALLPLLLGLVWAELGDGGMDVKAVAMLGVLAAAGAGLQTLSPGTGGFDPAFFLLVVAGRVFGPGFGFALGVVAMLATSLLTGGAGPWLPFQMIGLAWVGLLAGCLPAASGWAERGLLAAYAGLSGFGYGALLNLWFWPAAAYLPDGASYVPGASLGTNLHHYAVFYATTSLGWDTARALLGGVLVLVAGRPVLATLRRAGRRAAFTGGRDGGTDPA from the coding sequence ATGTCAGCCAGCACCTCCTTCGCACCGGTCCGGCTGCGGCCCCGGAGCGCGCTGGTGCTGGCGCTGGCCTCCGTGGTCGGCCTGGCCGGCTTCGGCTGGCCGTTCCTGGCGGTGACGCCCGGCGGGACCGGCGCGGCCCACGGCCAGGACGCGGCGTACCTCTTCGTGGCCCTGCTGCCGCTGCTGCTCGGCCTGGTCTGGGCCGAGCTCGGCGACGGAGGCATGGACGTCAAGGCGGTGGCGATGCTCGGCGTGCTCGCCGCCGCGGGCGCCGGGCTGCAGACGCTCAGCCCGGGCACCGGAGGGTTCGACCCGGCGTTCTTCCTGCTGGTCGTCGCCGGACGGGTGTTCGGACCGGGCTTCGGCTTCGCGCTCGGCGTGGTGGCCATGCTCGCCACCTCCCTGCTCACCGGCGGGGCCGGACCGTGGCTGCCGTTCCAGATGATCGGGCTGGCCTGGGTGGGGCTACTCGCCGGCTGCCTGCCGGCCGCCTCCGGGTGGGCCGAGCGCGGGCTGCTCGCGGCGTACGCCGGGCTGAGCGGCTTCGGCTACGGCGCGCTGCTCAACCTGTGGTTCTGGCCGGCCGCGGCGTACCTGCCCGACGGTGCGTCGTACGTGCCGGGTGCCTCGCTCGGCACCAACCTGCACCACTACGCCGTCTTCTACGCCACCACCTCCCTCGGCTGGGACACCGCGCGGGCGCTGCTGGGCGGCGTCCTGGTCCTGGTCGCCGGGCGGCCGGTGCTGGCGACCCTGCGCCGGGCCGGCCGGCGGGCCGCCTTCACCGGAGGTCGGGACGGCGGGACCGACCCGGCCTGA
- a CDS encoding nucleoside deaminase — translation MTTTPAFPDLPPGQPQGQPQHGSDDDLLPYLRQALSLATANADAGQLPFAAVVVRDGKVLGTGVNTAVRDSDPIAHAEVEAVRDAGRKLGDGDLTGAVVVSSCEPCAMCHTAALVAGATRIVYAAPKEYVPDFGGTPRPDLTRLQGILREAAPETVEHQPVDGAREPFDRYLAVLAARSEGR, via the coding sequence ATGACGACGACACCGGCGTTCCCTGACCTTCCCCCCGGCCAACCTCAAGGCCAACCCCAGCACGGGTCCGACGACGACCTGCTTCCCTATCTGCGCCAGGCCCTGTCCCTGGCCACGGCGAACGCGGACGCGGGTCAGCTGCCGTTCGCCGCCGTCGTGGTCCGCGACGGGAAGGTGCTCGGCACCGGCGTCAACACCGCCGTCCGCGACTCCGACCCGATCGCCCACGCCGAGGTCGAGGCGGTACGCGACGCCGGCCGGAAGCTCGGCGACGGTGACCTCACCGGGGCGGTCGTGGTGTCCAGCTGCGAGCCTTGCGCGATGTGCCACACCGCGGCGCTGGTGGCCGGCGCGACCAGGATCGTGTACGCCGCACCGAAAGAGTACGTCCCGGACTTCGGGGGTACGCCGCGACCGGACCTCACCCGGCTGCAGGGGATCCTGCGGGAGGCCGCACCGGAGACCGTCGAGCACCAGCCCGTCGACGGTGCGCGGGAACCCTTCGACCGGTACCTGGCAGTGCTCGCGGCAAGGAGTGAGGGCCGGTGA
- the cobT gene encoding nicotinate-nucleotide--dimethylbenzimidazole phosphoribosyltransferase: MLDRTLRAVRPPDAGAVARARARHDALAKPRGALGVVEDLGAQLAGLAGTCPPPVPEPAGLAVFAGDHGVHRQGVSPWPQEITAAMVSTFLSGGAVVNALARQAGARVRVVDVGVAADLPPAPGLLDRKVRAGTDDLSERPAMSRTEAVAAVEVGIDVAADLVAQGCRCLLTGDMGIANTTPAAALVAAFTGGTPELVTGRGTGIDDATWATKVAVVGRALDLHRPDPADPLGVLAALGGLEHAATVGFLLGAAAARVPVVLDGIAAGAAALVARALAPDAVGAFVAGHVSAEPAARLALAELGLRPVLDLDLRLGEGSGAVLALPVVRAAAVVLSEVATLDEVAAGGADARSARRPRRILVLGGARSGKSTTAERLAGAGGPVTYLATGPRPTAGDPEWAERVRTHRERRPPDWTTVETSDLVAHLKADDPERTEPLLIDCLSTWLTGVMDAAGCFGTEHHSPGGPPGDEVRDPAAVLAAEVDALVAAWGSTTRTVVAVSNEVGGGVVPATSSGRLFRDELGVLNARIAAASDEVWLLTAGIPQRLR, from the coding sequence GTGCTGGACCGTACGCTGCGCGCCGTCCGTCCACCGGACGCCGGCGCGGTGGCCCGGGCCCGCGCCCGGCACGACGCGCTGGCGAAGCCGCGCGGCGCACTCGGTGTCGTGGAGGACCTCGGCGCACAACTAGCCGGGCTGGCCGGAACCTGCCCGCCGCCGGTACCCGAGCCCGCCGGCCTCGCCGTCTTCGCCGGTGACCACGGCGTCCACCGGCAGGGCGTCTCGCCGTGGCCGCAGGAGATCACCGCCGCGATGGTGTCGACGTTCCTGTCCGGCGGCGCGGTCGTCAACGCGCTCGCCCGGCAGGCCGGAGCGCGCGTGCGGGTCGTCGACGTCGGGGTGGCGGCCGACCTCCCGCCGGCGCCGGGCCTGCTGGACCGCAAGGTACGCGCGGGCACCGACGACCTCAGCGAGCGGCCGGCCATGAGCCGGACCGAGGCTGTCGCGGCGGTCGAGGTCGGCATCGACGTCGCCGCCGACCTGGTGGCGCAGGGGTGCCGCTGTCTGCTGACCGGCGACATGGGCATCGCGAACACCACTCCCGCGGCGGCCCTGGTCGCGGCGTTCACCGGGGGTACGCCGGAGCTGGTGACCGGCCGCGGTACCGGGATCGACGACGCCACCTGGGCGACCAAGGTCGCGGTCGTCGGCCGGGCCCTCGACCTGCACCGCCCCGACCCGGCCGACCCGCTGGGCGTCCTCGCCGCACTCGGTGGCCTCGAACACGCCGCGACCGTCGGCTTCCTGCTGGGCGCGGCCGCCGCCCGGGTGCCGGTGGTACTGGACGGCATCGCCGCGGGGGCCGCCGCGCTGGTGGCCCGGGCGCTCGCGCCGGACGCGGTGGGCGCGTTCGTCGCCGGTCACGTGTCCGCCGAACCAGCCGCACGGCTGGCGCTGGCAGAGCTCGGGCTGCGGCCCGTCCTCGACCTGGACCTGCGGCTCGGCGAAGGGTCCGGCGCGGTGCTGGCGCTGCCCGTCGTCCGGGCCGCGGCGGTCGTCCTGAGCGAGGTCGCCACCCTGGACGAGGTGGCCGCGGGCGGAGCGGACGCTCGGAGCGCCCGGCGACCGCGGCGGATCCTGGTGCTGGGCGGAGCGCGCTCGGGCAAGTCCACGACCGCCGAACGGCTGGCCGGGGCGGGCGGGCCGGTCACCTACCTCGCCACCGGCCCGCGGCCCACCGCCGGCGACCCGGAGTGGGCCGAGCGCGTACGCACCCACCGCGAACGCCGGCCGCCGGACTGGACCACGGTCGAGACCTCCGACCTGGTGGCGCACCTGAAGGCCGACGACCCGGAGCGTACGGAACCGTTGCTGATCGACTGCCTGTCCACCTGGCTGACCGGCGTGATGGACGCGGCGGGCTGCTTCGGCACCGAGCACCACTCCCCCGGCGGCCCGCCCGGCGACGAGGTGCGGGACCCGGCCGCCGTGCTGGCGGCGGAGGTGGACGCGCTGGTCGCGGCCTGGGGATCGACAACCCGTACGGTCGTCGCGGTCAGCAACGAGGTCGGCGGCGGGGTCGTGCCCGCCACCTCCTCCGGCCGGCTCTTCCGCGACGAGCTCGGTGTGCTGAACGCCCGGATCGCCGCCGCGTCCGACGAGGTGTGGCTCCTCACCGCCGGCATCCCCCAGCGGCTGCGGTGA
- a CDS encoding PP2C family protein-serine/threonine phosphatase, with product MRFTYSVRTHVGLVRGNNEDSAFAGPHLLLVADGVGGHAAGEVASASAAHLLGALSLVPDPASGESTTSGDDLPDVLRAWVDRAHQLLVEGVAADLERAGMATTLTAVLTDGHIFAMAHAGDSRAYVLRDERLRQVSVDHTLVQSLLDQGRITPAQAKAHPYRSAVTRFVDGGDRPDPDIVLLDLRPGDRLLLCSDGLSDFVDEDEVRSLLMGGTPEEATDKLVRAALIAGGRDNVTCVVGDVLDGDLMPWHRRPYFCRMEGAVTDLANIVDPAGHGHAA from the coding sequence ATGCGCTTCACCTACTCGGTGCGTACTCACGTCGGTCTGGTCCGCGGCAACAACGAGGACTCCGCGTTCGCCGGGCCACACCTGTTGCTGGTCGCGGACGGGGTCGGTGGGCACGCCGCGGGTGAGGTCGCCTCGGCGAGCGCGGCGCATCTGCTCGGCGCGCTGTCGCTGGTGCCCGACCCGGCGTCCGGCGAATCCACGACTTCCGGCGACGACCTTCCCGACGTCCTGCGCGCGTGGGTCGACCGCGCCCACCAGCTCCTCGTCGAGGGCGTCGCGGCCGACCTGGAGCGCGCCGGAATGGCCACCACCCTCACTGCCGTCCTGACCGACGGCCACATTTTCGCGATGGCGCATGCCGGCGACTCCCGGGCGTACGTCCTGCGCGACGAACGCCTGCGGCAGGTGTCCGTCGACCACACGCTGGTCCAGTCGCTGCTCGACCAGGGACGCATCACCCCGGCACAGGCCAAGGCTCATCCGTACCGCTCCGCCGTCACGCGGTTCGTCGACGGGGGCGACCGCCCGGACCCCGACATCGTGCTGCTCGACCTGCGGCCGGGTGACCGGCTGCTGCTGTGCAGCGACGGGCTCAGCGACTTCGTGGACGAGGACGAGGTCCGCTCGCTTCTGATGGGTGGGACCCCGGAGGAGGCCACCGACAAGCTTGTGCGGGCGGCGCTGATCGCCGGCGGCCGCGACAACGTCACCTGCGTGGTCGGCGACGTCCTCGACGGCGACCTGATGCCCTGGCACCGGCGGCCCTACTTCTGCCGGATGGAGGGCGCGGTCACCGACCTCGCCAACATCGTCGACCCGGCCGGTCACGGCCACGCGGCCTAG
- a CDS encoding sulfotransferase family protein produces MTLQVIGAGWARTGTTSMKQALETLGLPCHHMHEVFDHPEQADLFREAVKAGPDFEWERIYAGYSATVDWPGSVFWRELVAAYPEAKVLLTLRDPERWFTSYHATVYRPIALGLDDPSAEKWNAMAQEVVVQRLLAGEPHDRERLIAAFERHNEEVRTTVPADRLLVHHVGDGWEPLCAFLDLPVPAEPYPHLNDSGSWGKRAAE; encoded by the coding sequence ATGACGCTGCAGGTGATCGGAGCCGGCTGGGCCCGTACGGGAACCACCTCCATGAAGCAGGCGCTGGAGACACTCGGGCTGCCCTGCCACCACATGCACGAGGTGTTCGACCACCCCGAGCAGGCCGACCTCTTCCGCGAGGCGGTCAAGGCCGGGCCCGACTTCGAGTGGGAGCGGATCTACGCCGGCTACTCGGCCACCGTCGACTGGCCGGGCAGCGTGTTCTGGCGCGAGCTCGTCGCCGCCTATCCCGAGGCGAAGGTCCTGCTCACACTGCGCGACCCGGAGCGGTGGTTCACCAGCTACCACGCCACCGTCTACCGGCCGATCGCCCTCGGCTTGGACGACCCGAGCGCGGAGAAGTGGAACGCCATGGCGCAGGAGGTGGTCGTCCAGCGCCTCCTCGCCGGCGAGCCGCACGACCGTGAGCGGCTGATCGCGGCGTTCGAACGCCACAACGAGGAGGTCCGGACGACGGTGCCGGCGGACCGGCTGCTCGTCCACCACGTCGGCGACGGCTGGGAGCCGTTGTGCGCGTTCCTCGACCTGCCGGTCCCCGCGGAGCCCTACCCGCACCTGAACGACAGCGGCAGCTGGGGAAAGCGGGCCGCCGAGTAG
- a CDS encoding MerR family transcriptional regulator, giving the protein MRIGELSRRSGVSVRALRYYEEQGLLASRRCPNGYREYDESAVARVGQIQLLYSAGLCSSKIVELLPCIRSDGERVIPSAGLVGDLQVERTRILRRIEEMAASLRVLDGVIAAAEPSEPSPVAASPVAASPLTASPVAASAG; this is encoded by the coding sequence ATGCGCATCGGAGAACTGTCCAGGCGGAGCGGGGTCAGCGTGCGCGCCCTGCGCTACTACGAGGAACAGGGCCTGCTGGCGTCGCGGCGCTGCCCGAACGGCTATCGGGAGTACGACGAGTCGGCGGTCGCCCGGGTCGGCCAGATCCAGTTGCTGTACTCCGCGGGCCTGTGCAGCTCGAAGATCGTCGAGCTGTTGCCGTGCATCCGCTCCGACGGCGAACGCGTGATCCCCTCCGCCGGCCTGGTCGGCGACCTGCAGGTCGAGCGCACCCGCATCCTGCGCCGGATCGAGGAGATGGCCGCGTCGCTGCGCGTCCTGGACGGCGTGATCGCCGCCGCCGAGCCGAGCGAGCCCTCGCCCGTCGCGGCCTCGCCCGTCGCAGCCTCGCCTCTCACGGCCTCGCCTGTCGCGGCCTCGGCCGGCTGA
- a CDS encoding adenosylcobinamide-GDP ribazoletransferase: MRSADSAAPGEGAGGHAFAGAGGGAREGAARGRGLVLAVTMFTAVPVPGRWTGTPVDRGTAGRAVCWLPFVGALLGALAGLPLLAVTALVPDGTGALLGAALAVATLALVTRGLHLDGLADTVDGLGSSAPADRALAIMRQPDIGPFGVVTVVLLLLVKVAALAALANQAPVAALLALAAAEGAGRLGVVWATGAGVASARPGGFGALVAGTTTRPAHLLLTSAVAAGCLLPLGWDQPRLAGALVATLAVGLGAAVAWRRHVVRRLGGVTGDVFGSVVELGAAAGLLAAVLLSSA, from the coding sequence GTGAGGAGCGCGGACAGCGCCGCGCCGGGCGAGGGTGCGGGCGGCCATGCGTTCGCGGGGGCGGGCGGAGGTGCTCGTGAGGGCGCGGCGAGAGGACGCGGCCTGGTGCTGGCGGTGACGATGTTCACCGCCGTGCCCGTGCCGGGCAGGTGGACCGGAACGCCGGTGGACCGCGGCACCGCTGGGCGGGCGGTGTGCTGGCTGCCGTTCGTCGGCGCCCTCCTCGGCGCACTCGCCGGACTCCCACTGCTCGCCGTCACCGCACTCGTACCCGACGGCACCGGCGCGCTGCTGGGCGCCGCACTCGCCGTCGCCACGCTGGCGCTGGTCACCCGCGGCCTGCACCTGGACGGACTGGCCGACACCGTGGACGGACTGGGGAGTTCCGCGCCGGCCGACCGCGCGCTGGCGATCATGCGGCAGCCGGACATCGGGCCGTTCGGGGTGGTGACCGTTGTACTCCTGCTGCTGGTGAAGGTGGCCGCCCTGGCGGCACTGGCGAACCAGGCGCCGGTGGCCGCCCTGCTCGCGCTCGCCGCGGCCGAGGGCGCGGGACGCCTGGGCGTGGTGTGGGCGACCGGAGCGGGCGTGGCCTCCGCGCGGCCCGGCGGGTTCGGCGCGCTGGTGGCCGGTACGACGACCCGGCCCGCCCACCTCCTCCTGACCTCGGCCGTCGCCGCCGGCTGCCTGCTACCGCTCGGGTGGGACCAGCCCCGGCTCGCCGGAGCGCTCGTCGCCACCCTGGCCGTCGGGCTCGGCGCCGCCGTGGCCTGGCGCCGGCACGTCGTCCGCCGACTCGGCGGGGTGACCGGAGACGTGTTCGGCTCGGTCGTCGAGCTCGGCGCGGCCGCGGGCCTGCTTGCCGCCGTACTCCTGTCCTCGGCGTGA
- a CDS encoding pyridoxal phosphate-dependent aminotransferase, with the protein MAVSATLAINQLTSERLAAGRPVLPLGFGEAGLPVHPDLVAALTAAAAAGSSGSYGPVAGLPALREAAAGYWRRRCLPTTAAQVVAGPGSKPLLYAVLRARAGGVALPRPSWVTYAAQAQLLGREVHHVPAPDGQGGVPDPDLLDAAATAARAAGRPIGLVVLTLPDNPTGTLAGSGTIRAVADVARRHDLLIVSDEIYRDLVHDPIREFLSPAELAPERTVVTTGLSKNLALGGWRIGVARMPEGPLGDRLGAEVAAIASEVWSSPANPVQQAAAWAFEEPDQLTERIAASRSLHARVALAVADRFAAAGAAVHPPAAAFYLYPDFSAYAGLLAERWSVGTGTELAALLLDSFDVATLPGAAFGDPDERLSLRVATSMLYGEGEQRDKALTAADPVALPWVADRLDRLSAALGRLLDRA; encoded by the coding sequence ATGGCAGTCTCGGCGACCTTGGCCATCAACCAGCTCACCTCCGAACGGCTGGCGGCCGGGCGGCCCGTCCTGCCCCTCGGGTTCGGTGAGGCCGGACTCCCGGTGCACCCGGACCTGGTGGCGGCGCTGACCGCGGCCGCGGCGGCCGGATCGTCGGGGAGCTACGGACCCGTCGCCGGACTTCCCGCGCTGCGCGAGGCCGCGGCGGGCTACTGGCGACGGCGGTGCCTGCCGACGACGGCCGCGCAGGTGGTCGCGGGCCCGGGCAGCAAGCCCCTGCTGTACGCCGTACTCCGGGCGCGCGCCGGCGGGGTCGCGCTGCCCCGGCCGAGCTGGGTGACCTACGCCGCACAGGCCCAGCTCCTCGGCCGCGAGGTGCACCACGTGCCGGCGCCCGACGGGCAGGGCGGCGTGCCCGACCCCGACCTGCTGGACGCGGCCGCCACCGCCGCGAGAGCCGCCGGCCGCCCGATCGGGCTGGTCGTGCTCACCCTGCCCGACAACCCGACCGGGACGCTGGCCGGCAGCGGCACGATCCGGGCCGTCGCCGACGTCGCCCGCCGGCACGACCTGCTGATCGTGTCCGACGAGATCTACCGCGACCTCGTCCACGACCCGATCCGGGAGTTCCTCAGCCCGGCCGAGCTGGCGCCCGAACGCACCGTCGTGACCACCGGCCTGAGCAAGAACCTCGCCCTCGGCGGCTGGCGGATCGGCGTCGCCCGGATGCCGGAGGGGCCGCTCGGCGACCGGCTCGGCGCCGAGGTGGCCGCCATCGCCAGCGAGGTGTGGTCCAGCCCGGCGAACCCGGTGCAGCAGGCGGCCGCGTGGGCGTTCGAGGAGCCCGACCAGCTCACCGAACGCATCGCCGCCAGCCGCTCCCTGCACGCCCGGGTGGCCCTCGCGGTCGCCGACCGGTTCGCCGCGGCGGGGGCGGCCGTGCACCCGCCGGCCGCGGCGTTCTACCTCTACCCGGACTTCTCCGCGTACGCCGGCCTGCTCGCCGAACGCTGGTCGGTCGGCACCGGCACCGAGCTCGCGGCCCTGCTCCTGGACTCCTTCGACGTGGCGACCCTGCCCGGTGCGGCGTTCGGCGACCCGGACGAGCGGCTGAGCCTGCGGGTCGCGACGAGCATGCTGTACGGCGAGGGCGAGCAGCGGGACAAGGCGCTCACCGCGGCCGACCCGGTGGCGCTGCCCTGGGTCGCGGACCGGCTCGACCGGCTGAGCGCCGCGCTCGGCCGGCTGCTCGACCGTGCCTGA
- a CDS encoding aldo/keto reductase yields the protein MEYTTLGGTGARVSRIGFGGATLGLTNYLGRFDPDDAGDRSAMFAAIEVALDGGINYYDTAPGYGGGASERVLGEALRGVDSSGGCPLFVATKVPFSMDSTDATHVRASLEASLERLGRDHVDLLQIHGDSFTTEQTDAILAPGGVIEQLHSVKSEGLTRHVGFTTEDNNDSVYRLIRSGRFDTVQVCYNLLFQHPYDPTRPFGSLLEARRNGLGTVTMRTTTSGTFQRWVAMVNPAGTFDYSSALVQFVLSNPHVDVALVGMRDPDVVRANLAVADDLAGRIDLTALHERYV from the coding sequence ATGGAGTACACCACTCTCGGCGGGACCGGAGCGAGGGTCTCCCGGATCGGGTTCGGCGGCGCGACCCTCGGCCTGACGAACTACCTCGGACGGTTCGACCCCGACGACGCGGGCGACCGGTCGGCGATGTTCGCGGCGATCGAGGTGGCGCTGGACGGCGGCATCAACTACTACGACACCGCACCCGGCTACGGCGGCGGCGCGAGCGAGCGGGTGCTCGGCGAAGCCCTCCGCGGGGTGGACTCCAGCGGCGGCTGCCCGTTGTTCGTGGCCACCAAGGTGCCGTTCAGCATGGACAGTACGGATGCCACGCACGTGCGGGCGTCGCTGGAGGCCAGCCTGGAACGCCTCGGCCGGGACCATGTCGACCTGCTGCAGATCCACGGCGACTCGTTCACCACCGAGCAGACCGACGCCATCCTCGCACCCGGCGGCGTAATCGAACAGTTACATTCCGTCAAGTCTGAGGGCTTGACCAGGCATGTCGGCTTCACCACCGAGGACAACAACGACTCGGTCTACCGGCTGATCCGCAGCGGCCGGTTCGACACCGTGCAGGTCTGCTACAACCTCCTCTTCCAGCACCCGTACGACCCCACCCGGCCGTTCGGCAGCCTGCTCGAGGCCCGCCGGAACGGACTCGGCACGGTGACGATGCGCACCACCACCTCCGGGACGTTCCAGCGCTGGGTGGCGATGGTGAACCCCGCCGGCACCTTCGACTACTCGAGCGCGCTGGTGCAGTTCGTGCTGTCGAACCCGCACGTCGACGTGGCGCTGGTGGGGATGCGGGACCCGGACGTCGTACGCGCCAACCTCGCCGTCGCCGACGACCTCGCCGGACGGATCGACCTGACCGCGCTGCACGAGCGGTACGTGTGA
- a CDS encoding TIGR03619 family F420-dependent LLM class oxidoreductase has product MKLGVNIINFGDGTNPDALLGWARFAEGAGFSLGMISDHAAVTQDVADLYPEPFYEPFTAMAWLAGATEQLELGTSVAVAPYRNPLLTARMTTAIDQFSNGRVILGVGVGWSEPEFAALNAPPFKRRGDVTDEYLAAVKALWTSERATYEGEFVSFRDVYSGPPPVRRPHPPIWVGGASRAGLRRAVTYGDAWHPINPRPGWLRTTGMPGLREEADAAGRDVPMLSVRIRANPSDTRRDDADRLTGEGTMAQILADVTDLVDLGAEYVTLDTVLESPSLRRPLEEDWRLLEKVANALFDAGIATPAGKRAT; this is encoded by the coding sequence GTGAAACTCGGCGTCAACATCATCAACTTCGGGGACGGCACCAACCCGGACGCGCTGCTCGGCTGGGCGAGGTTCGCCGAGGGTGCGGGCTTCTCGCTGGGGATGATCTCCGACCACGCGGCGGTCACCCAGGACGTCGCCGACCTGTATCCCGAGCCGTTCTACGAGCCGTTCACCGCGATGGCCTGGCTGGCCGGGGCCACCGAGCAGCTCGAACTCGGCACCTCCGTGGCGGTCGCGCCCTACCGCAACCCGCTGTTGACAGCACGGATGACGACCGCCATCGACCAGTTCAGCAACGGGCGGGTCATCCTCGGGGTCGGTGTCGGCTGGTCGGAGCCGGAGTTCGCCGCCCTGAACGCCCCGCCGTTCAAGCGCCGCGGTGACGTCACCGACGAGTACCTCGCCGCTGTCAAGGCGCTCTGGACATCCGAACGCGCGACGTACGAAGGCGAGTTCGTGTCGTTCCGCGACGTGTACAGCGGCCCGCCGCCGGTACGCCGTCCGCACCCGCCGATCTGGGTGGGCGGTGCCAGCCGGGCGGGCCTGCGGCGGGCGGTGACCTACGGCGACGCGTGGCACCCGATCAACCCGCGTCCCGGCTGGCTGCGTACGACCGGAATGCCCGGCCTGCGGGAGGAGGCCGACGCCGCCGGCCGCGACGTGCCGATGCTGTCGGTGCGGATCCGGGCCAACCCGAGTGACACCCGGCGCGACGACGCCGACCGGCTGACCGGCGAGGGCACCATGGCGCAGATCCTGGCCGACGTGACCGACCTCGTCGACCTCGGCGCGGAGTACGTCACGCTGGACACCGTTCTGGAAAGCCCTTCGCTGCGGCGTCCGCTCGAGGAGGACTGGCGGCTGCTGGAGAAGGTCGCGAACGCGCTCTTCGACGCCGGAATCGCCACCCCCGCAGGAAAGCGAGCGACCTGA
- a CDS encoding sugar porter family MFS transporter produces MSRADPDVSGASSAGGTGHTVLVAMVAALGGFLFGYDTAVINGAVAAVRDTFHASPGVLGFAVAAALLGSALGAWFAGPLAGRMGRIRVMVIAAVLFLVSAVGSGFSFSIWDLAVWRFVGGMGVGAASVIAPAYIAEISPARIRGRLGSLQQLAIVTGIFMALLVDFGLVAAAGGATSELWFGLDAWRWMFLSLMIPALAYGILALQIPESPRYLVARKRLTEAREVLVQYVGGDVDAKIVDIQRTLGTDRRSRLGDLRGPRLGLLPIVWVGILLSVFQQFVGINVIFYYSSVLWQAVGFSEQDSLVITVITSVTNIVTTLIAIATIDRIGRKPLLLIGSAGMIITLGTLAFAFGTAPVVHGKPVLEGVMSPLALVAANIYVVFFGLSWGPVVWVLLGEMFNNRIRAQALAVAAAAQWLANFAVSTTFPVLQQIGLGFAYGLYTLFAILSFLFVARAVRETKGRELESM; encoded by the coding sequence ATGAGCCGAGCAGATCCCGACGTTTCGGGCGCCTCGAGCGCGGGCGGCACCGGCCACACCGTGCTGGTGGCCATGGTCGCCGCCCTCGGTGGGTTCCTCTTCGGCTACGACACCGCGGTCATCAACGGCGCGGTCGCCGCGGTCCGGGACACCTTCCACGCCTCACCCGGTGTGCTGGGGTTCGCGGTGGCCGCCGCGCTGCTCGGCTCGGCGCTCGGTGCGTGGTTCGCCGGGCCGCTGGCCGGCCGGATGGGCCGGATCCGGGTGATGGTGATCGCGGCCGTGCTGTTCCTGGTGAGCGCCGTGGGGTCCGGGTTCTCGTTCTCGATCTGGGATCTCGCGGTCTGGCGGTTCGTCGGCGGCATGGGTGTGGGCGCGGCCTCGGTGATCGCACCGGCGTACATCGCGGAGATCTCACCCGCCCGGATCCGCGGCCGGCTCGGCTCCCTGCAGCAGCTGGCGATCGTGACCGGCATCTTCATGGCGTTGCTGGTCGACTTCGGGCTGGTCGCGGCGGCGGGCGGCGCGACCAGCGAGCTGTGGTTCGGGCTGGACGCGTGGCGCTGGATGTTCCTGTCCCTGATGATCCCCGCGCTGGCGTACGGCATCCTCGCGCTGCAGATCCCGGAGTCGCCGCGCTACCTCGTCGCCCGCAAACGGCTGACCGAGGCGCGGGAGGTCCTGGTGCAGTACGTCGGCGGCGACGTCGACGCGAAGATCGTGGACATCCAGCGCACCCTCGGCACGGACCGGCGGTCCCGGCTGGGCGACCTGCGCGGCCCGCGGCTCGGCCTGCTGCCGATCGTGTGGGTGGGGATCCTGCTGTCGGTGTTCCAGCAGTTCGTCGGCATCAACGTGATCTTCTACTACTCCTCGGTGCTGTGGCAGGCGGTCGGCTTCAGCGAGCAGGACTCGCTGGTCATCACGGTCATCACCTCGGTGACGAACATCGTCACCACCCTGATCGCGATCGCCACCATCGACCGGATCGGCCGCAAACCGCTGCTGCTGATCGGCTCGGCGGGGATGATCATCACCCTTGGTACGTTGGCGTTCGCGTTCGGGACCGCGCCCGTCGTGCACGGCAAGCCTGTGCTGGAAGGCGTGATGTCGCCGCTGGCACTGGTCGCGGCGAACATCTACGTCGTGTTCTTCGGCCTGAGCTGGGGGCCGGTGGTGTGGGTGCTGCTGGGGGAAATGTTCAACAACCGCATCCGTGCGCAGGCGCTGGCCGTCGCGGCCGCCGCGCAGTGGCTGGCGAACTTCGCGGTGTCGACGACCTTCCCGGTGCTGCAGCAGATCGGGCTGGGATTCGCGTACGGGCTCTACACGTTGTTCGCGATTCTGTCGTTCCTGTTCGTCGCGCGTGCCGTACGCGAGACCAAGGGCAGGGAGCTGGAGTCGATGTGA